GTGATTTGCGATAATCGATTGGTGATGCGGCCGTATGGCGCTGTATTTCTTAACAGCCTGCCGCCAACGCCGCGGACCCGCGATATTCGGCAGGCGATTAATTTCCTGACCCGTAATACATTTCCTGATCCGTAATACACTTCCTGTCCCATAACATATAGTCCTCGCTGGCGGTTGCCGTCTGTTCTGACCAACGGTGGGAGGGGCTGCGGTACGGCAGGGGGGTATGCTATGATACGGGTTGTTAAGATTTATTTATCCTGCCTGAGGTTGGCATGTCTACGCGAATTCTAGCGCTTGATACCGCAACGGAAGCCTGTTCCGTTGCACTCTGGAATGAAGGCGAAATTCATTCTCTGTTCGAAATTTGTCCCCGTGAGCACACACAACGTATTCTGCCGATGGTTCAGCAGGTGCTGGCCGACAGCGGTCTGACACTTAACGATCTTGATGCGCTGGCCTTTGGTCAGGGACCGGGAAGTTTTACCGGCGTGCGGATTGGTATCGGCATTGCGCAAGGGCTGGCGTTGGGGACGGATTTACCGATGCTCGGTATATCGTCACTGGCGACAATGGCACAGGGCGCTTTCCGCCTGACGCAAGCGACGCAAGTGCTGGCAGCGATTGATGCGCGAATGGGCGAAGTGTACTGGGGCTGCTATCAGCGCGCTGCTGACGGTGGCTGGCAGGGGGAATCCGAGGAAGCCGTATTGAAACCTGAACACGTGCAGGCCTTAACGGCTACGCTGTCAGGCGAATGGGGCACGGTAGGAACCGGATGGGAAACCTATCCTGAACTGGTCAGCCATGCCTCGTTGGTATTAACGAAGGGCGATGTGCTGCTGCCGCAAGCGCAGGACATGTTGCCGCTGGCCTGTCAGCTCTGGCAAGCAGGAAAAGCGGTCAGTGTCGAGAAGGCGCAACCGCGCTATCTGCGCAATGAAG
The genomic region above belongs to Pectobacterium colocasium and contains:
- the tsaB gene encoding tRNA (adenosine(37)-N6)-threonylcarbamoyltransferase complex dimerization subunit type 1 TsaB yields the protein MSTRILALDTATEACSVALWNEGEIHSLFEICPREHTQRILPMVQQVLADSGLTLNDLDALAFGQGPGSFTGVRIGIGIAQGLALGTDLPMLGISSLATMAQGAFRLTQATQVLAAIDARMGEVYWGCYQRAADGGWQGESEEAVLKPEHVQALTATLSGEWGTVGTGWETYPELVSHASLVLTKGDVLLPQAQDMLPLACQLWQAGKAVSVEKAQPRYLRNEVTWKKLPGRE